The sequence GATATCCCTCTCTCTCGCTGTCTCTGCATTGATCTCTGCTCTGTTTGTCCGTCAGTACCTCCAAGACACGCTGGGCGACTTCATCCAGTACCTCTACATGACCAACGAGGACTGCGAGGTGGACCCTGAGAGGATCCAGGGTGGGGGGACGCTGGCCGAGCACCAGGCCTCCCTCATGGTCATGTGCGAGATGGCCAGCTGCAAGATCCTCAACTCCTCCGCCTCCTTCCCGTCAGACCTGCGTGCCATCTTCCACCGGCTGCGCCAGCTCTTCGCCGAGCGCATCAACGGCGAGGAAATCTGCACCAAGCTGATCAGGTGAGAGAGAGaacatattcattcattcatgcattcatttttctccactcattcattcattctttcattcatcctttcattttttcccaGAATCAGCAGAAACATACAAATGTGGGGGTTTATTAGCAAAACCAGTATGCATGGCTAGAAACAGTGGATTAACTTGAAGACTGAGGCTATCAGTACATTACAAGACATTCAAAAGTTTGAAGAGTTATGACAAAACATGTTTGGGAATTTTGCTTTGTATTAGCCGGCTCTTGAGAGGCGCTGTTAGTTCAAATGTCACATGCGTCAGTGTATGCCAGTCCCCTGACAGACTGAAGTTTGGGGCAATTGATGTAAGTGgaccaaatttcatgaaaattaacatATTTTGCCTGCAAAGCAGATTACTGACTGCCTCTAGGTACAGTGTAAATAGTATCTTCAAAATTTGCTCCAAAGCAGCAAAGTTTCATGGGtattttttttactcttcttgAATATGATTTGAACATCTTGGCTAACCTATAgaccctttctctctcctcccAGTGGCTGCATCTTCCTGAGGTTCCTGTGTCCCGCCATCATGTCGCCCAGTCTCTTTGAGCTGATCCAGGAGTACCCCGACGAGAAGACGTCGCGGTGTCTGACGCTCATCGCCAAGACGGTCCAGGCTCTTGCCAACTTCACCAAGTGAGTGTAGCCACAttgcagttgccatggtaacaagacCATGAACAATCAGTTGGTGGTATTTCTGTTGGGGCGTAATGTTAACTACAGTCAATTTGCAACATGCCAAAAGCTGCACACCCCTGTATGAAATATTCCGAAGAATTTTCCAGTAAGTTATGCTcccatttcttcattttctattgactaCACTGCCAATCAATCAACTAACCGCCTATGAGCATGACAAGTCTACTTCGGAACAAGACTTCTTTCTCCAATTTGATGCAAAATTCACTATAACGAGTGGTGAAAAGTTGTATTGTAAAAAGTTGGATAGGATAGAAATGCATGCTGCTATAAACCATACCATCCTGCTCAGTTTTGGAAGCATCTGCATTGAGTATCATCAATATTTCCTGAGCTTGTGTGGTAACAGTGCCCTCTTGTGTTCAGATATGCACATTTCAGATAGTTATTCATCCAAGTCAAAGTGTTTGTGTATCTCTTGCTAAATCTGTTTTTCCTGTTTCTCTTCTCTGCCTTTTTTAAAACCATTTTCTTTCCATCCTCCTGTCTTCAGCACTTTAGTCTCTCTCCCGTATTACTGTTTACATGAGACAAAACATTTTGTTATCTATTCTTAATCTGTTCTTGTAAATATGTATTATAGATCATATTTCTTCTTAACCTGTTGATGACGAGTCCCGCAAATACTCGGGCAGtacgtgttatagcaaaatcagtctgtcctcaagaGGGTTTGAATGAAAGCAATTTTTGAAGCAGTGTCCGAACTATGGCTCTTTGCTTTATGTTTGGAGGACGATGGTCATTGATGTCCACTCTTctctctttgaaaaaaaaaaaatgcttcagaTTTGGTACCAAGGAGAGTTACATGCTGAACATGAACGAATTCCTGGAACGAGAGTGGGGCAACATGAAGGTCTTTCTACAGGAGATATCGGTGAGATAAACCAAATATTTttgtctggttttttttttgtgtgtgtgtgtgtttgtttgtttgtttgtatatttgtttgtttgtttttatattgtcctgctttcttttcttttcttttcgaaaCCTTCTTGGAGCAGCATCTGCCATCAGTGATGGtgtaaaatcagaaacattCGTGGAATGAAACTTTCaggaattggagccgacagccttttttcaCGGCATGTAACTTTCACAAATCGCCTCTGGCATCAAATGCATTGTGTAAACAAAacactttcgcatgcattttacttaaGCGAATCTTTGCTCCTCGCAGATTTTGCAAAAGTTTGATGCACCCAAAAATTTCTGATTTCACCGTATGCTACATTTGGAAATTCAACGGAAACAAGTGTTTGAATTTCAGCCAAGCCTTAGCATCTGCACCAAGCTGGATGTAATGCACTGAGTTTCAGTGATAAAGTATATATTGAATTTAAACACTCATCACCATGTCCCTGTGCATCTATTATGCCATTATGACCAGAGTGTGGCTGAAATTGATTCAATCCAACTCTTCAGGATTATCTTTTTTGGAGGATGGGGGATGGGCATAATCTAGTTTCCTTGTCATATAAATCTCTCACTCTTCTTGGTGGAAAGGCAGCTGGAGGAAATCAGTTTTAATGTAACAAGGAATCTTCAAACGTAGTTATCGCTAATTGAGTGTTCCTCGTATTGTTCATGCCTCGGTCTCTGTCAGCAATGCCCGTCATGATGCCGTTTCTTTGAACATTTTTGTCACCCTCATCCATAGATGACAAAGTTTTCAGCACGCTTCCGCTCATCGAAGGTCTCAGTGATAACGTATATTTGGCAAATTTTTTATCTGCCTAACGAAAGATGCCCTCAAAGTGATGTTAGTACTGCAGTTAATCAGATTGTTGTCTTCTCCAATGCTTGTGTAAACCGTGTGACAGCTATCAAGCCGCCAGTGTTGCACGTTATCTCAAGAGTCATCGCAAAATCTTATCGCACGGACAAAACTGTCACTAATACCTCCCAAAAATTTCCAATGGAACATTCCCCAATTTCTTTGTGTGAAAATCTTGGCAATGCCCGAATgttttggagcattttttttttctttttaaatgggggggggggagttcttATCGAAAAAGAAATTTGCAATGTAACTGTTGCATGACACATCTGTGGCCAGTCGTCAGACATTGTACACCTGATGTAGTTGTGTACGTGACGAGGGATCCCCGACGCAAATGCTCTTTTCCCCCGGGCTCTCAGGGTTGCCCCCATTCGACGACAGTTGTGATTCATTCCCACGGTGGTCCTCCGAGCCTCGCCAGCACCCTGACAGATTATATCTCCTGCGTCAGAAGCTAACGTCTCCATTGAatcacaccattccgggcatcggctttgtgtgtgttggggggggggggttggggatgGAGAGGGGGATGGTGGAAGATATGAAACCCAAACTTTTTGTGCTGCATTTTGGGAAAGAGGGaaggaagggggtgggggaggtgaAGGGGGAGGGACAAGGGGAAAGGAGGGAGGGAGCGAAGAGGTTTTGACAATTCTCTCTGGAATATGTCATGTGAAAATGAAGCAGATGTTGTGTAggtccttttttgtgtgttcttaACCTACTTTTACGACTGTAGCGTGTGTTGAAATTCACCCATCAAAATTCTGTCTGTCAGCTCACAAAGGGACAAGAGAGATACACAGAAGTCATCAGCCCAGccgtaaacacacacaaaagaaatggaTGGCTGAATTTGAAGTCACATGAGGCTTAATGTGATATGTGACAACAATATAGAAGGGGCAAAAGACCTTTCTGTCCAATTCTGTATAATAAGATTGAGTGAAGACATAAAAAGTCAAATGATATCTTCATTATTCTCATGcagtatgaagaaaataatgttttatggtataatgatttcaatttttttttttttttgtctgtgtgtgaaggccataactttattttttttaaatgaaaaaaaaatcaaaattgtgtcATTCAAGTGCTTACTCTTGTTCCTGATGTCAGCAATAAACGTAGATGTTTATGCTCAATTTTTTCTGAGAAAATAGTCGGCCTTTTGTTGTTGATTGAAATAAGCAAACAGCTTTGCAGAATGTTTTCAATAAAAGATTGTCAGGAAGTCCTTTGCACATTTCCTGAATTAGGAGGCAAGGATATCGGGGAATTGCAAAATGATGATAGAGAAAGAGTTTCGGACTGTGTGTTCATTTCCTATACCATGATATGACTATATTCATCTGTCGGCGTAATGTTAACTGGAGtcgtttggattttttttttttgaatgcgaTCTAACTCCTCTGTGAGTCTTTGAGATTGCGATGTCgagggaaaagaaagaagggggGGAAGCTTCTGTAGTGTCATTGGAGATGAGGGGATATCAGATTAATGTCGTGCTGTAGTTGGGCAATTCCTGTCACTCTCCAGATCATGAACGGATATGTCACACAACAACTTTGCTGTTTTAATAGGCTGAAACATCAGTGATTGCAGACATTTTCGAGTGGTGATGTTGCCctccctcttcccccccccccctcaaccaTTTCTTTTCTGGGGAATATGATTTGCAGACAGAGATTATTGGTTTCTGGAATTCAAAGGGGAAATCTTAATTAGATTACGCCCGAGACATAGCATTAGTCAAGAAGAACAAATGTCTGAAGGTTTTTGTGAGTCAAGGAAGGCGATGCAGTTATGTTGCTACTTCTTTCTCCATGGTGGTTGGCAAGCGATCCATAAAGTTTTGAACGAGGTGATTCAAATAAATAAAGAGAACGGTGCCGCCATTTAGCACAAAATGTCTCTCTCCCCTTTGCCGTGCTCACTTTTGAGTTGTCGCTTTGCCGAGAATAAACTTCTCCGACTGCAGAAGTAAGCTGTACATATCCAGTAATGCAGGGCTGAGGGCCGATTTCTTCAAACCATAAGTGCCCTTCTGTGCCAGGTTTCATTTAAAAGGTTGAAAAGCAACATCACCGCGATTCGATCTGAGGTAGAGCTCGTCGGAAGAAAAACCTGCGGGGATCATGCCGGCCAATTACAGACAAGCGGGTCGATTTGGCGGGGATTCTGCCCTGAAATGGAGGGTGAGTAGTTCGTGTCTCGGCATCGTCCATGCGTCAGGAGGAATGTTTTTGTTAGATGGGGCAGGATTAGCCGATCTGTCAGTGAGCCAGTTTTAATGTCGACATGTGTCGGAGAGTCTCTTTGACCGATGGGAGCTGGCAAAGCTGCAAGGTAGACGTACTTTTCGGAAGGATGTGCCagtaagtttttgtttgttagtagCTCTTCCTCTGTTTGTGTGTTGTCAATGTTGATTCACATTTCATAGCTTGGCAAGTTATTATAGATTGCAAACTGGCATGGCGGTTTTGAAGTTTAATCACATTTTGTGTAGAGGtagttttcattttgaaaacagTTAATGACGCCATAATGGTGCTGGATGTTGGTGATCCCACAGGGAGTTTGCCGTCAAGCTCAAATTTGTGTCATAGCTCAGGTGAGCATCAAGCACCCTAGGGCCCCCTGTGATTATCATCAGACATTTTTCCTCTTTACAGAAACAGGCTAACATACACTGTGTGTATGGCCCACATCTTTGTTTTCTCGCCTCGAGCGGGACGATGCAACAAGTGGTGCGAGCATGATATTGGCGTGTCTGCTTGTTTAGCTCCTCTCCTCCCCAGGATCGTGTCTGTCCCTGGATTAGCAAATATCATCAAAGTTTTCACTCCTTCTTTGAACTTTTCACACCAAGGAGGAAAAGCATGTGTTAACTTGCACTCCAAACGTACAGGGGGGCATGAGGGGTGATTCTGTCAAAAATGGTTGCCTGTTTTGTGAATCACCCTCCTGACCTATTaaagctgtttttgttttgtcgtaGTTTGCAAGTTTCTTCAAGACATCAAATATATGCTGCCCTGGATTCAACACTGGTCAggattccctccccccccccccttttctctctcattccccctcccccttcctttctcccccccccccccccctcttcctcATCTCTATCCCtcgttctctctttctctcacataCCTTGACTTCTTCTCACTTTGTATACAGACAGAAAAATTATCAAACCCTCTTTCACCAACCTCTGCTTATTTAGTAAACATGAAATTGGGTCTACACCACTTGTCAAATGCACCTTAGAGGAATAAGGATTAAAGCAACTCATATTTTGGCACAGACAAGTGCTGCTTTGTCACAAggttttgcttatttttttacaaaaaacaaacataatgattGGACACAAATTTTAGGGGGATGAACTAAACTTCAACAACACCCTTTCCTCAAAGAGGAAAacaacttgtttttgtttgtttgtttgtttttttccaaaatgaacCCTTCTCAGAAATTAAAATTTTGTCTAAGCCACCACTTCCTTAATATGTCCTGAGTAGGTGGTATGAAAAATTGCACTAGATAGCCAAATATTGCTGATGTCTCTCTGGTGGTTTGGTCCATtatcccccccacccccacccccaccccccccccatcctacTATACACAGCAAGACAGACATGTCAAGCAATGTGGCAGTCGCGTCATTACTGCCACATGTCAGGTGGTAGGCTACGCAATTGGGCGACACAGCTCACACCCCTTGACGTCTCCTTTAATCTGTTTGCACTCACAATTTTGAACTCTGCgtcagattttttttgtttgtttctgtcgtCTTCTGCGTAGCAAGACAAAACGGCGACTCGCGGCGACCCACTCCAAGTTGGACTCTGTCCAGAGACCAGCGCCCGTCCTAGCTAGAAAAATTGATTGCTTGAGTCACCACTTGTCTTTCATCACGTAGATTGCAACTGGATTCCAAAGGGGTGTGTGGGGGGTAGGGGAGAAGGATCGTAGGAGGGTCAAGGAAGAAGAGCTGAGTTAGTCAATCAGGAGCgggataaaatgatgatgaacaGGGACAGAGTGACAGTCACCTCGTCATGTGGTGCTAGGGAACGTGGGTTGACGTACCTTTCATGAGGGGCATTTCTCCTGTATCTGTCACTTTGTGCAGAGAGATGGTTGCAAGTTCAGTGGGAAAGGGAAGAAGAGCTCGGGAGAAATATGAGCAAGCATTTTTCACTTGTCTTGTTGAAGGCCTGCATGACAATCCTCCTTGCCACATAGAGTAACTTGACCTTTTCTGACCTCGTCAGATTGAGGGAACGTTCTCTTTGCATTCTGCAGAGTAAcaactgagagagagagagactgagaGCGTGAGGAAGTACTTGGAAGCAGCAATCCTGGTAGCATTCGGGGATGGATTTAGAGCGACTTCTCGTCTTTGAACGCTGATCCTTTAGTCCATGGATTCTGCAAAAGATTCTGATTTTATCACTTCAGTGTTCTCTGTGGATGCAGATTATGTGGTGAGGCAGATCTAGATCTGGGAGATTTGTTAGCCTGATGGGCAGGATTAAAGCACATGAAAACCCTTTTTTCTACTCTCCCAAAAGTGAAGTGCCTGCTTCAGACTTTTTGATGTCCATGAGAGAGCCATGTGCCAACTTGACCGTTGTAGGCGTCAGTTTTTTGCCAACTTGGCTCAGTGTGTCGGAAGTCCTTCCCGCAAACAGCCTGAGACAGTCGCAAGCTGCGATAGCATTAGCTCCGTTCTCAATTGTTGTGCCAGCTGTGATTGGACTATGGAAATCTTGTCAtgtgaagatttattttgatttggttGCTCACATGTTTTTCGCAAGGAATTTTCTGCATGACGACTCCTTAACAGTGCGAATGCAATGCTGCTCTGACCTATGCAGCTTTGTATCTTCCAGCCTACTTTATATCATTTGTTGCGGGACTGAGTGATTATCGGAACCGCATTGTGAAATTCTGAGAGGAAACTAGGAACCGATCCACTCGTACCTACACAGCACAGCATCATACGAGTGCAGCGTGGATGATAGTTACGTTTGCAGAGTTTGGATATTTCGTCAAACTGGCACAACACAAGTCCCGCAGCAAAGGACCTGTTTCTGCCGCGTTCAATCTGCATTGTGGTTGGACAAGTTTTGCCATTCCTCTAGTCATCATGATGACGACATCATACACAGGCTTGGCCTACTGGAATCCCAtctacagtatacatgtatgttagtAGTCTCCCAGTGGGGGTTGTGATTCCTTCTCCCCTTAGAAATGGGGCATTGGGCACGGATTGCATTTATTGACCACTTCTTTCTAGCGTAGCTGTGAATCTGCAGAACATTTGCAGAACAGATGCGGCAGCAGGATTTAGCATGAAATGGCAACATCTTTTGAAAAGAAGGCCCCAAAGGCGATAATCATTGTTACAAAAGTCCACTTGCCTGATAGATCACTATGCCAAAGTGACCAAAAGATACAATAGCTGTTCCAGAAACAGAACTGAATGCACATGAGGGAAATGTGTGGAGTGCATTTTCTCTTTGCTACCTCAGCGTGGTTTACTTGAGGCTTGTAAATTCACCTACCAATGATAATAAACCTGAAGATTTGATagaaacagtattttccaaagagaGCTTTTGTTGTTGCTCTTTCTAGGATTTCAAAACTTAATGTAATTCTTGTTAGggtagaatactgtaaaacataatattttcgcagcatgaaatttttgcgaattggagccgatggcctttgttggcggcacgaaatttttctcaagttgcctctaacattcaatccatatggtgtagacaagaactttcacatgcattctaATTTCACCAATCTTGGCTCctgtgaaattcgcaaaattaaaacgcacgcaaacattcctcgttttgcaGTATGTGGATAAATTTTGATTTCACTTGTTCTCCCATGTCGTGCAGAGTGGATCGGACAAGAGCCATGCAGTCAAGTTCAGCGGGTACATCGACCTTGGCCGAGAGCTGGCCCTCACTCACTCTCTACTCTCAGAGGCCATGGAGAAGTTCGACAAGGTTGGTAGAGTTTGAGACATCTCTTGGCACGTTCCAGGGAGatgtggggaggggggatgcTGACAACATTGAGAAGGAATtggttgatgatgatgatgatgatgatttgcaactgactgacaaattgaccCACATCAACATTGCTGTAGGGCaatgtcagtcagttgcaataaaaaaaaaaaaaatgtgacggaagaattttatcaatttgatggtgatgatgataataatgatgatggctCTGAAATAATGGGGATTATCCCGTAGGAGGTGGAAGGAAGTGATGGTGATGTTGGATGCATTTGAAAACCACAAATAGCATCCATTAGCCAGAATGTTCATTGAAGCATATGCCCATTGGTACCAATTGATTCTTCGGTCGTGTGTGTACTTAACATAGAGATCAGTTTTGAAGCTGTACACAGTTGCTTTCAGGGATTTTCAAATGTATGTTTGCCAGACCAGCTTTCCTACTCCACGCTACTGCGTCTTTCTGAGTTAAGGATATGCTTTTCTGATGTTACCCTGTAACAATGACGACACTAAAGATGgattcttggttttgtttcattttttgcttGTACTGTGGTTTCATGCGCAGACTACCAAGGAGAAGCTGGATCGTCTGCCAACCATCTTGGCCAAGATCACGGAGAAGCTCAATGAGCCCGAAAAGCTCATCCCGTACCAGTCCGGGGAGGTCCACATCAGCAACACGATGGGCTCAGCAACATCCAGCAACTCGTCGACGACTTCGACGGCCGCCTCCCAGGCCAAGAAGAACCTCAGCAAGATATTTGAGGAGGGCGAGGGCTCCAGCACCAGCGACGTGGAGATGCTGCCGCTCTATGCCGTCGCCATGGACAAGACCATCACCAAGTCCTCCACAATCAACAGCCTGGTGGACTTCATACAGCAGGACAACGATCCGTCCGTGCAGGTCAGGCATCTAGATGGGGATACCATGAACAACAGGAACAATGCAGATATCATGGTGGAGCCGAGTCACTCGGTTGTCAGCAAGTCTGAGATCCAGGTCAACGTGGGCCACTTTAGCCAGGATCCTGTCGGCAGCAGCGGCAAGGACACCCTGGTGACCCTCGAGGAGAGTCCTTGCAAGAGGAACAGGGCGGGGTCGGAGAGGAGCGTGGAGGgcaaggagaagaagaaagtgtACACGATACACGTGGACACGTTGTGCAGCAACGCCAAACCGGGTCCATCCATCAGTACTAGCAATACAAGCAAACCAAAGAACGGCGACAGCGGGCAGAAGGTCACGCAGCCGCTGTCTTTCTCCAACCCCGCCTTCCAGTTCTCGCGGAGTCTGCGGCAGAGGGACGCTGGAACGGACAGCATGAGCTCCATTAACAGTACTCCCAGCAACGGGGCGGACTCCGACGCGTCGAACCTTGACGGGGATGTGTCGCACAGTTCGTCAAGTAGCGTGGCGTCGCCTCCGCGGAACAGGAGAGATAAGGGGCCCAGAGGTCAGACTTTTGACTGTGAAACCGTGGCAGACAGGATGGCTCCGCCCGGCCACAAGGGCCACATGGTGCACACGCTCCCAAAGGCAACGCCCCGATCAACTAAAGAGATGATCGGGGAAATCTTCCAGACTACGGAGACCCCAAAACCGAGCAGCAGTTCCATCCACTTCACACCGACTTTACAAATTGGTAGCACAGCCGTGGGAACGGTGGACAGTGTGCAGCAAAGGATGCCATCTGCTACCCTGCAGCAACCACCGTTCTCAACCCTCATGCAGGATGCCAATAGCAATAATCAGTGGACACAAACGTCGGAAGCCACGTTCCAGATAAGCAGCGGTGGCCAAACAGGGCTGCCGGAATTTTCGCTCAGCATGCCCAACCCCAAGCAAGCTCTCTCCGAGAGCTACGGACTTGAATCGGCCCCTACCCTCCCTATGGGCAGCAGTGGACAGAATGTGGTGAAAGATGCCAACATGTCACATATGGAAGTGATGCTGACCACGCCAGACGATCACAAATCGAGCACAAACAAGAGCAAGATGGCGCACATCCGGATAACGCCGACGCATCCCGTCAAGAAGTCGCCGGAGTCCCTCATCACCCACTCGTCCACAGCCGTTGTCAGACCCTCAGTACTAGAGACCGCCTTCCCAGCCAACAACAACCGGACAGCCAACAACAGCAAGGGCCAGTCGCACCAGCACAGCCCCCCGATGGGCCAGATGCAGCGGCGCAACATCATCACTCAGTTCTCCTCCAAGCCCAAGCAGGTGCCGGAGTCCGCCCCGGACCACTCTGCCGCCGGCACCGTCACCACGGAGGCAATCATCCAGCAGGTTCCGCGCCACCACCACCGCGTCCAGTCCAGCCAGGTGGTGCACCGCATCCAGCCAGTGGACCAGATGGGTCAGCTGCCAATCTGGACCAAACGGACAGCCGACTCGCCAAGAGACAAGGACGTCCAGACGGATTTCGGCTCGCAGGTAGAGGTAAGCTCTTAAACACATGGAGGctttcttccttctttcagaAAGCGTGAATTTGTTGTTGAAGAGACATTAACCCTTTAAGGGCAGTGCTAAGACTAAAGAGGTTTTCCTAAGTTATTaatagtagcagcagtagtagtagtagcagcagcagcagcagcagcaacagtagtagcagtagtaggaATAGTAGTGCAGGAAGTCGTAATAGTAGCAATTGTAGGAGTGGTTGTACCAGTTAGAGTAGGcgaagtagtagaagtagttaTGGTTGCAGttgtagcagtagtagtggttgtgattgttgttgttagtgTTACTACTTGTAGTAATATTGTAGTAGGTAGTTCTTGTAGTTATGTTGTTGCATCATTGAGTTATTCTTATTCATTATGACATCCACATTCTTCCTCCCCTCTTCCCAATACACAATCATACACACatcatcccccctcctccttccGACAGTACGAGGCGGAGATCTCCACCCTGAAGGAGGAGCTGGACCGGATGGCGTCCCAGCTGGCGGAGACCAAGCGCAAGCTGGACGAGGAGGAGGCGGAGGCGGAGGCCGCCCTCGCCGAGATGCGCCTCAAGGTGGAGAAGACAGAGGTGGAGCTCAAGGTgcagaaggaggagaaggaccAGCAGATCAGGGACGTCATCCACAGGTGAGGGGTCGTGTCGGGTCGTGTCGAGGGTCACGTTGGGGTCAGATGGGATGGGGGCAGGAGGGGTTGCAGTTGGTTAAGGTCCACCAGTACTGTCTGCACTAAAAGTCGTTGAGGTATGCTGAGTATGTCACCATGCACAGTGTATATCGGCATGCTCGAGAACACCCGTTCCATGAGGTGTAGAGTGAGTTTGCCTGAAAATGATGGATACGTACGATCACAATCGCCAACTTTACCCCTGGTTATGATTAGTAATCCTTTAGGGCACTGACATGAGCTGATGATACCGAAGCAAAGCAAAGTGCATATTCCTCTTGCAAGCGAAACGGCAGAGATAATGTCTTAATATCATCTTGCAATCTGCCACGTCTTAATACACTACCACCCCTTTTTATGCTAAACCAGACTCCAGCAATATTTTCCTTGCCTCTCACCGATGTCAACAACTGTTCTAGTCCTGGATTTCTTGCTTTCTGCCCTGCCCAAGTTTAACTGTGGTTTCTGGTAATCTCTTTTGTCTATGTGGGTTAACTTGTATTATTCCATTAACTAAACTTATCCCTATTGCATACTAATTTTGTGGTAGATATCTAAACTAAGCAGGCGGAGAGCCCATTCTtcatccactttttttttcccagtttaTTATTCCGCACAATACACTAATTTTGTGATTGGTACACAAAAGTGTTAATGTTGGGACATTTGACAAAAGCAATTTTTATCCTGTGCTTACCAATATATGTGTAGAGTTTGTATCGTATACCTTATCGTGATGTGTCATTAAGAGTTCCCATTGTCCTATTCTACCAGTcactgaagaaaaaatgaatcattttgtttttgaataggCTAATCTAAACTGTATGTCATCGAAATGAACTCACATACTCTTTTCCCTATCTCAAATTGTGTGACCATTTCTAGAGGAATGATTGCtatgatatgaaaaagcaaacaaacaaacaattcactTTTACTCAGTGGCTTTGTATTTTGGGAGATATTGATATTCTGATGTTAGCCTGCCATTCCACGGTAGAATCGCTATTTTAGCATTGATTTTTGTAGTAATCACGGTGTAAGATGaaagtatatacaatgtaccttgtgttgtcttgttcttttttttttaaatgtaccCGTATATTTTCAATTATCAATGTTGCATGCTGTTGTTCATTTCAATCGAGGTAGTGGAATGAAAAGCAGGAGACAGAGCAAGGCATCTATTCAAAGTagtgttgccatagcaaccccTGCTACCAACCTCCCCGGGGATGTCACCCATGGTCTTGTGTCCAATTTGacaacagcaaaagaaaaaaatataaataatgatatctgtGTATCACCAGCTAGCTGGGAGATCTGAAAGTTGAATATGATGAAATCATGTGACACAGATGAATTGGACTTT comes from Diadema setosum chromosome 17, eeDiaSeto1, whole genome shotgun sequence and encodes:
- the LOC140240893 gene encoding uncharacterized protein: MDVFDAGASYSPAPARVEGWLEVFEEHGLEFTKPACFDALHLIRWKIQYIVLQYKQKRLYHCDNKQSAVEIQHRAPGPTVRLDKEQWNLYQPWSGSYSLPSAASPRIRRSPSLLRKAQKDISHDGGDNRKRRKSAPSGPVQMSPDPNQPSKLSGIPLRMKKALKRTKSVGKFERSERQHFRPTREDIEEFESPGMFGSHHLKPSRSHESLNLGPQSTLEAIDLGGNDLVVRPLHSSILNQEHCFQIKTSLGSKYYSCRSASERDKWIESILSAHYPDKDSRKRTDSSLNIWVVEAKHIPQKKKYFCEICLDESLYARTTPKQRGDMVFWGEQFTFKCLPAVEAINVHVYKEIEKKKRRDKNYIGVVAIPVNKVNSKTTVESWYPISSAINFRGDTPSVRIKARYQNVTILPISQYSELAQYLKENSVTLCHRLEQDIGVKTKEEVATSLMKVLHCLGTAHDFLTEMVMKETESIKDESLVFRANTMATKSMEAYMKLIGGKYLQDTLGDFIQYLYMTNEDCEVDPERIQGGGTLAEHQASLMVMCEMASCKILNSSASFPSDLRAIFHRLRQLFAERINGEEICTKLISGCIFLRFLCPAIMSPSLFELIQEYPDEKTSRCLTLIAKTVQALANFTKFGTKESYMLNMNEFLEREWGNMKVFLQEISSGSDKSHAVKFSGYIDLGRELALTHSLLSEAMEKFDKTTKEKLDRLPTILAKITEKLNEPEKLIPYQSGEVHISNTMGSATSSNSSTTSTAASQAKKNLSKIFEEGEGSSTSDVEMLPLYAVAMDKTITKSSTINSLVDFIQQDNDPSVQVRHLDGDTMNNRNNADIMVEPSHSVVSKSEIQVNVGHFSQDPVGSSGKDTLVTLEESPCKRNRAGSERSVEGKEKKKVYTIHVDTLCSNAKPGPSISTSNTSKPKNGDSGQKVTQPLSFSNPAFQFSRSLRQRDAGTDSMSSINSTPSNGADSDASNLDGDVSHSSSSSVASPPRNRRDKGPRGQTFDCETVADRMAPPGHKGHMVHTLPKATPRSTKEMIGEIFQTTETPKPSSSSIHFTPTLQIGSTAVGTVDSVQQRMPSATLQQPPFSTLMQDANSNNQWTQTSEATFQISSGGQTGLPEFSLSMPNPKQALSESYGLESAPTLPMGSSGQNVVKDANMSHMEVMLTTPDDHKSSTNKSKMAHIRITPTHPVKKSPESLITHSSTAVVRPSVLETAFPANNNRTANNSKGQSHQHSPPMGQMQRRNIITQFSSKPKQVPESAPDHSAAGTVTTEAIIQQVPRHHHRVQSSQVVHRIQPVDQMGQLPIWTKRTADSPRDKDVQTDFGSQVEYEAEISTLKEELDRMASQLAETKRKLDEEEAEAEAALAEMRLKVEKTEVELKVQKEEKDQQIRDVIHRLMCVEEELRAEQEEMRGVIKAKEKIIDAQEIRIRSLDQANQRLMTALQVLKQRYVANQH